The sequence TGCCGGCGCCCTCGGCCAGTTGCCGGCGTACCTTCTGCCGAGCTCGACTCAGCCGCGACCGGACCGTGCCGATCGGCAGGCCGAGCACCTCGGCGGCCTCCTCGTAGCTCAGCTCGCTCCACGCGATGAGCAGCAACAGTTCGCGTTCGCGGGCCGACAGGGCCAGCAGGGCGGCGGCAACACTGGCTCGGCTCGCCCAGGCCAGGACCTCGTCGCCCACCCGTTCCGCCGGCCCGTCCACCACGTCACGCGGAGCACTCGCCACCGCCTTCAGATAGGCGCGCTCCTTCCGGCGGTGCCGGGCGATCTCCTTGACGAGAATGCCGAAGAGCCACGGCCGGGCCAGCGGCCTTCCGCTGTCGTAGCGGGCGCGATGGCGAAAGGCCGCCAGGAACGTCTCGGCCACCACGTCCTGCGCCGCGTCGGGCCCGAGCCGACGTTGGGCGTACTGGAAGAGCTGCTCCGCGTAGCGGTCGTAGAGGACGGCGAAGAGTTCGGGATCCTCCCCGGAGGCGCGCAGGACCGTGGCGTCGTCGAGCGCTCCGTCGGAGGCCACGGGCGTCAGGTTGGCGGCCATGTCAGGCCTGTTCGCATCATGGATGAGCCTTTCGCTCGGCGGGTCTGTCACCTCTTCTCTCCACCGGGCGCTCATCCGGTTCCCGATCCGCCGCGTCGACCCGCCCGAACACCCACGGGCTCCGGGCCGGCGGCCATAATTCGGCCTCCGCGCCGCCTGGCGGCGCTCCGGACCGAATGAAGGCCCGCGCTCAGGCCAACTGCAGCTTGGCCAGGTAGAAGGGGTGATCCCGGTCGTCCACGTCGACCAGTCGCCACGGCGAGCCGTCGACCAGCCCGGGCAGTTCGTCGACCGAGCACAGCAGATAGTCGAACCACTCGGTGCCGAGCAGCCGGTAGCGCAGCCGCAGCCGCAGCTGGCCGCCGAGCCGGCCCTGCCGTCGGTTGCGCTCGTGGTAGCCCGTGTGCACCGGATCGTTGGTGCCGTACGGGTCGGTGCCCTGCGCGATCACCTGCGCGCCGGGCCGGGCCAGCGCGGCGAGGGCGGCCAGGAAGCCGGGTGCCCGGTCCCGCCCCTCGATCAGCCCAAGGTTGTTGCCGAGCAGCAGGAAGGTGTCGTACCGCCGGCCGTCGGCGACGTGCTGGTCGACGGTGCCGTGCACCAGCTCGCGTACGCCCCGGTGGCGACACACCCGCAGCGCACCGGCCGAGGTGTCCAGGCCGGTGACCGGCACCCCGCTCTGCTGGAGGTGCAGCGCGATCCGGCCACCGCCGACACCGACGTCCAGCACGTGCCCGCGTACCCGGTCGACGGCCCGGTGGTCGTACGGCTGCCACGCCTCCGGCGGGTCGAGGTAGTGCGCGGTGGGCGCGCCGTTGATCAGACCGTCGTCCCGCTCGATGATCTCGATGACCGGCCGGGGCAGCCGGCCGCCGGCCAGCGGCCGAGGTCCGATCCCGGTGGCGACGGCGTACGCGTCGCGGATCATCTCGCCGAACACGTCGCCGATTGTGGGCTCCCCGGTCACAGCGCTGTCTCTGTTCGCGACTGCGGGGCTCGCAAACCCGGCTCACTCCTCGCGCTCACACCGATCACGCTAACCGGGCTCGGCGGCGCTGTCGCGGTCATATCCTGGGCGGCGTGACCGACCTGGACCGCCTGTCGGCGGAGAAGTACGTACTGCTCACCACGTTCCGCAAGGACGGGCGGGCGGTGTCGACGCCGGTCTGGGCGGTGCGGGACGGCGACGCGCTGGCGGTGTGGACCGCGTCGGACACCGGCAAGGTCAAGCGGATCCGGCGGGACAGCCGGGTGACGGTGGCCCCCTGCGACGTCCGCGGGCGGCCGCACGGCGAGGCGATTCCGGGGCACGCGACGATCTGCGACCTGGCCGGGACCCGGCGGATCCGGGGGCTGCTCAAGCACAAGTACCGGTTGATCGGCCGGCTGAGCCTGCTGGGCAGCCGGCTGCGCCGGGGGGAGGCCGGCACGGTGGGGCTGCGGATCGTGCTGGACCAATGAACCCCGGATACGACTAAGGGCGGCGGATCGTCGCTGTCGCGTACGTCCGGCCGCCCCTGATCGGAACGCCTGAGATACGTCCGGGCCGTCAGTCCCCCTGGCGCTGCTGGGGGATCTGTCCCTGCAGCAGGGCCCGAACCTCCGACTCGCGGTAACGTCGGTGGCCGCCCAGGGTCCGGATCGCGCTGAGCTTTCCGGCCTTGGCCCACCGGGTCACCGTCTTCGGGTCGACACGGAACATCGACGCCACCTCGGCCGGCGTGAGTAGCGGCTCTGGTTCATGCGTTCGCGATGCCATCGGGGTCACTCCTCCACATGTATAGACATCGGCCGGGGTCCCGCCGGCCGACGCGTCTTTCATGGTCCGGCTAGTCCCCGATGTCCGACATGGGCCGAACGGCTGAAGGTCCCTAGACGGACGGATGAACCATGCCCGATTTTTACGACTTTTATGCGGCAGAAGCTACCTTATTCGGACTCATGATCACGGTTCGTGATGCGTCAACTACGAGACACTCTCGCCTCACGAGGGCCTCGCCCAGACAATTCGGGCTAGTTGCAGCGCTCCAGCAACTGCACCGCCCGCCACCGCGCCACCAGCTTGTCGTACGCCGTCGAAGCCTCCTCGGCCTCGCCCCGGGAGAGCCCGGCCAGCCCGGTCGCGACCAGCTCGGTCGAGTCGTCGGCCGCCAGGGTCTCGTCCGGCAGCAGCTGCACCAGGCCGCCGTAGTCCAGCTCGACGACCGAGCGCGGATGGAACTCCTCCAGCCAGCGGGCGGCCTCCTCGACCGCCTCGGTGATCGGGGCCTCCCCGACCGTCTTGCGCAGCACGGACAGCGCCCGGGACGACCGGCGGCGCGCCTTCGAGATCTCGGTCCGGTAGCGCAGCGCCCGCCGGTCCGGCTCGGTGACCAGGTGCCGCTCCTGCGCGTCGAAGAGCACGAACCAGCGCAGCGGCACCCCCCAGGTGGCGATCTGCTCGTGCACCCGCGGCACCCCGTGCTCCAGCACCCGCGCCCCGCTGCGCCAGTCCTCCACCACCGCCTTGGCCTGGCCGGCCAGCACCGGCGGGACGAACGCGTCGGCCAGCACCGCCGGCACGCCGTCCCGCGCGCTCAGCGCCGCCTCGGCCACCCGGATCCGCAGGTTCCACGGGCAGACCAGCAGGGTGTCGTCGGTCTCCAGCACGTACGCCTCGTCCGGCAGGTCGGGCAGCCGGGTCCAGCCCGCGCCGAGCGCCTCGATGACCGCGGTCCGCTGCCGGACCGGCCCCTCCAGCGGGGCGACCGCGCGGCCCTCGTTGACGTAGCGGCGCCAGAACGACTGCCGGTCCCGGTCGAAGGCGCTCAGCGGCTCGTACACGCGCAGGTAAGAAGCGAA comes from Micromonospora viridifaciens and encodes:
- a CDS encoding class I SAM-dependent methyltransferase, coding for MTGEPTIGDVFGEMIRDAYAVATGIGPRPLAGGRLPRPVIEIIERDDGLINGAPTAHYLDPPEAWQPYDHRAVDRVRGHVLDVGVGGGRIALHLQQSGVPVTGLDTSAGALRVCRHRGVRELVHGTVDQHVADGRRYDTFLLLGNNLGLIEGRDRAPGFLAALAALARPGAQVIAQGTDPYGTNDPVHTGYHERNRRQGRLGGQLRLRLRYRLLGTEWFDYLLCSVDELPGLVDGSPWRLVDVDDRDHPFYLAKLQLA
- a CDS encoding BldC family transcriptional regulator, which gives rise to MASRTHEPEPLLTPAEVASMFRVDPKTVTRWAKAGKLSAIRTLGGHRRYRESEVRALLQGQIPQQRQGD
- a CDS encoding PPOX class F420-dependent oxidoreductase — protein: MTDLDRLSAEKYVLLTTFRKDGRAVSTPVWAVRDGDALAVWTASDTGKVKRIRRDSRVTVAPCDVRGRPHGEAIPGHATICDLAGTRRIRGLLKHKYRLIGRLSLLGSRLRRGEAGTVGLRIVLDQ
- a CDS encoding RNA polymerase sigma factor, which codes for MASDGALDDATVLRASGEDPELFAVLYDRYAEQLFQYAQRRLGPDAAQDVVAETFLAAFRHRARYDSGRPLARPWLFGILVKEIARHRRKERAYLKAVASAPRDVVDGPAERVGDEVLAWASRASVAAALLALSARERELLLLIAWSELSYEEAAEVLGLPIGTVRSRLSRARQKVRRQLAEGAGTNVRNEG